One Solea senegalensis isolate Sse05_10M linkage group LG3, IFAPA_SoseM_1, whole genome shotgun sequence genomic window carries:
- the ppp6r2a gene encoding serine/threonine-protein phosphatase 6 regulatory subunit 2a isoform X2, giving the protein MFWKFDLHTTSHIDQLLDREDVTLRELMEEDDVLQECKAQNRRLLLFLSQDHCMQELVSLITTEPPADLEERSRFKFPNIACELLTSDVSIINDKLGGDDSLLEMLYHFLEQDPPLNPLLASFFSKTIGNLIARKTEQVITFLKNKEGFIGLVLKHIDASAMMDLLLRLISCVEPAPLRQEVLHWLNEENLVQRLTELIYTGKDEERQSNASQTLCDIIRLSRDQANQMQENMEADPLLAVLESQESVAGLLKSLFEGERREASIVNGTQVLLTLLETRRSGMEGLMDLYSQGYERSYTVNSSIINAIEPHLKDFQQLLLDPPKKSAILTTVGVLEQPLGNARLHVARLVAALLQTNALSICQELCNLATMDLLLDLFFKYSWNNFLHFQVELCVAAILNHPSSEERPSPGLQNHDGRSATSNPEVQGEDVETGRTVDPQTSIHNALVAHLFQKCRLVQRILDAWEENDRIQSEGGTRRGNMGHLTRIANMVVQNLEKGPVQTQIADLITELPEDCRGRWESFVDETLRETNRRNTVELVSTHNMHSSSEDDDMESPFPNDLSLQQAFSDYQIQQMTANFVDQFGFNDEEFSEHDENINATFDRIAEINFNLDADDNSANAAAFEACCKERIRQFDDADEEEDIWEEKEINYATQAKSRTRFGVSQTSEGSSRSSMENGGREQDRGSESDEDEDSEQNTSDTSPGWSSNFRESGGTATTQVPSTWDNSAGRGAETQEAGWANFTEFQPFSRSDNNPRCSSPVDMDSGETNKQAKQNHDKSDVASPAGEGRKAPTMASDGSSSGGSDSEEDDKNTGAPPTAAITTETAGSKTADLKSEETAVSLEKLSLSDPVKASEQQQPAEDSPVNTQTDRKEDSPSPQEASVNGPV; this is encoded by the exons ATGTTTTGGAAGTTTGACCTTCACACCACCTCCCACATTGACCAGCTCCTGGACAGGGAGGACGTGACACTGAGAGAACTgatggaggaggatgatgtCCTGCAGGAGTGCAAGGCCCAAAACCGCAGattgctcctcttcctctcccagGACCACTGCATGCAGGAGCTGGTCAGCCTCATCACCACAGAGCCTCCTGCTGACCTGGAGGAGAGGAGCCGCTTCAA ATTTCCCAACATTGCTTGTGAGCTCCTGACATCAGATGTGTCCATTATTAACGATAAGCTTGGCGGGGACGATTCTCTCCTCGAGATGCTCTACCACTTCTTGGAACAGGACCCTCCTCTCAACCCGTTACTGGCCAGCTTCTTCAGCAAAACTATTGGCAATCTCATTGCAAGGAAAACCGAACAG GTGATTACCTTTCTAAAGAACAAGGAAGGATTCATTGGTCTGGTGCTGAAACATATTGATGCATCTGCCATGATGGACCTACTGCTTCGCCTCATCAGTTGTGTGGAGCCTGCTCCGTTAAGGCAGGAGGTCCTTCAT TGGCTGAATGAGGAGAATTTGGTACAGAGACTCACAGAGCTCATTTATACTGGTAAAGATGAGGAG AGACAATCAAATGCATCACAAACACTTTGTGACATCATCCGCCTTAGTCGAGACCAGGCCAATCAGATGCAAGAAAACATGGAGGCTGACCCACTATTGGCTGTACTAGAGTC GCAGGAGAGCGTGGCCGGGCTCCTCAAGAGCTTATTTGAGGGCGAGAGGAGAGAGGCCTCCATTGTTAACGGAACTCAAGTGCTACTTACCTTACTGGAGACCAGGAGGTCTGG GATGGAAGGGCTGATGGATCTGTATTCTCAGGGTTACGAAAGGTCTTACACTGTCAACAGCAGTATTATAAATGCCATTGAGCCCCATTTAAAGGACTTCCAGCAGCTTCTTCTGGATCCCCCCAAG AAAAGTGCAATATTGACGACCGTTGGCGTTCTAGAGCAGCCACTGGGGAACGCCCGCCTTCACGTGGCCAGGCTGGTGGCCGCCCTACTGCAGACCAATGCCCTCAGCATCTGCCAGGAGCTCTGCAATCTTGCCACCATGGACCTACTACTG GATTTGTTCTTCAAGTACTCCTGGAATAATTTTTTGCACTTCCAAGTGGAGCTGTGTGTGGCGGCTATCCTGAACCACCCATCCTCTGAGGAGCGGCCCAGCCCAGGCCTCCAGAACCACGATGGGAGGTCTGCAACGTCCAACCCAGAGGTGCAGGGGGAGGATGTGGAAACAGGCAGGACCGTTGATCCACAGACCTCCATCCACAATGCCCTCGTGGCACAT CTCTTTCAGAAGTGTCGATTGGTACAGAGGATCCTTGATGCCTGGGAAGAGAATGATAGAATACA GTCTGAGGGAGGCACCAGGAGAGGCAACATGGGTCATCTGACTAGAATTGCCAACATGGTGGTCCAGAACCTAGAAAAAGGACCGGTACAGACCCAGATCGCTGACCTCATAACAG AGCTGCCAGAAGACTGCAGAGGTCGCTGGGAAAGCTTTGTGGACGAGACCCTGAGAGAGACTAACAGGAGGAACACCGTGGAGCTG GTAAGCACCCACAACATGCACTCATCCAGTGAGGACGATGACATGGAGAGCCCCTTCCCCAACGACCTGTCTCTCCAGCAG GCCTTTTCCGACTATCAGATCCAACAGATGACCGCCAACTTTGTGGATCAGTTTGGCTTCAATGATGAGGAGTTCAGTGAGCATGATGAAAATATCAA TGCCACATTTGACAGAATCGCTGAAATAAACTTCAATCTAGATGCTGATGATAACAGT GCCAACGCAGCTGCATTTGAAGCCTGCTGTAAAGAAAGGATACGCCAGTTTGATGATgctgatgaggaagaggacattTGGGAGGAGAAAGAGATCAACTATGCAACACAAGCTAAATCTAGAACAAG ATTTGGGGTCTCCCAAACCTCAGAGGGAAGCTCAAGGAGTAGCATGGAGAATGGGGGCAGGGAGCAGGACCGCGGCTCTGAATCTGACGAGGACGAAGACTCAGAGCAAAACACGTCAGATACAA GTCCAGGCTGGTCATCAAATTTCAGGGAATCTGGAGGGACTGCAACTACCCAGGTCCCATCAACATGGGACAACTCAGCGggaagaggagcagagacacaggaagCAGGGTGGGCCAACTTCACTGAGTTCCAGCCTTTCTCCCG TTCGGATAATAATCCCAGgtgcagctctcctgtggacaTGGACAGCggggaaacaaataaacaagccaAACAAAACCACGACAAGAGTG ACGTCGCGTCTCCAGCAGGAGAAGGGAGGAAGGCTCCCACCATGGCCTCAGACGGCAGCTCCTCCGGGGGATCTGACAGTGAGGAGGATGACAAAAACACTGGTGCTCCTCCTACTGCAGCCATCACCACGGAAACAGCTGGCAGCAAGACAGCTGACCTCAAAAG tgaggaGACTGCAGTGTCTCTGGAGAAACTCTCTCTTTCAGATCCTGTGAAAgcatcagagcagcagcagcctgctgAGGActcacctgtaaacacacagactgacaggaA AGAGGACTCGCCATCTCCACAGGAAGCGTCAGTGAACGGACCGGTGTGA
- the ppp6r2a gene encoding serine/threonine-protein phosphatase 6 regulatory subunit 2a isoform X1: protein MFWKFDLHTTSHIDQLLDREDVTLRELMEEDDVLQECKAQNRRLLLFLSQDHCMQELVSLITTEPPADLEERSRFKFPNIACELLTSDVSIINDKLGGDDSLLEMLYHFLEQDPPLNPLLASFFSKTIGNLIARKTEQVITFLKNKEGFIGLVLKHIDASAMMDLLLRLISCVEPAPLRQEVLHWLNEENLVQRLTELIYTGKDEERQSNASQTLCDIIRLSRDQANQMQENMEADPLLAVLESQESVAGLLKSLFEGERREASIVNGTQVLLTLLETRRSGMEGLMDLYSQGYERSYTVNSSIINAIEPHLKDFQQLLLDPPKKSAILTTVGVLEQPLGNARLHVARLVAALLQTNALSICQELCNLATMDLLLDLFFKYSWNNFLHFQVELCVAAILNHPSSEERPSPGLQNHDGRSATSNPEVQGEDVETGRTVDPQTSIHNALVAHLFQKCRLVQRILDAWEENDRIQSEGGTRRGNMGHLTRIANMVVQNLEKGPVQTQIADLITELPEDCRGRWESFVDETLRETNRRNTVELVSTHNMHSSSEDDDMESPFPNDLSLQQAFSDYQIQQMTANFVDQFGFNDEEFSEHDENINATFDRIAEINFNLDADDNSANAAAFEACCKERIRQFDDADEEEDIWEEKEINYATQAKSRTRFGVSQTSEGSSRSSMENGGREQDRGSESDEDEDSEQNTSDTSPGWSSNFRESGGTATTQVPSTWDNSAGRGAETQEAGWANFTEFQPFSRSDNNPRCSSPVDMDSGETNKQAKQNHDKSADVASPAGEGRKAPTMASDGSSSGGSDSEEDDKNTGAPPTAAITTETAGSKTADLKSEETAVSLEKLSLSDPVKASEQQQPAEDSPVNTQTDRKEDSPSPQEASVNGPV, encoded by the exons ATGTTTTGGAAGTTTGACCTTCACACCACCTCCCACATTGACCAGCTCCTGGACAGGGAGGACGTGACACTGAGAGAACTgatggaggaggatgatgtCCTGCAGGAGTGCAAGGCCCAAAACCGCAGattgctcctcttcctctcccagGACCACTGCATGCAGGAGCTGGTCAGCCTCATCACCACAGAGCCTCCTGCTGACCTGGAGGAGAGGAGCCGCTTCAA ATTTCCCAACATTGCTTGTGAGCTCCTGACATCAGATGTGTCCATTATTAACGATAAGCTTGGCGGGGACGATTCTCTCCTCGAGATGCTCTACCACTTCTTGGAACAGGACCCTCCTCTCAACCCGTTACTGGCCAGCTTCTTCAGCAAAACTATTGGCAATCTCATTGCAAGGAAAACCGAACAG GTGATTACCTTTCTAAAGAACAAGGAAGGATTCATTGGTCTGGTGCTGAAACATATTGATGCATCTGCCATGATGGACCTACTGCTTCGCCTCATCAGTTGTGTGGAGCCTGCTCCGTTAAGGCAGGAGGTCCTTCAT TGGCTGAATGAGGAGAATTTGGTACAGAGACTCACAGAGCTCATTTATACTGGTAAAGATGAGGAG AGACAATCAAATGCATCACAAACACTTTGTGACATCATCCGCCTTAGTCGAGACCAGGCCAATCAGATGCAAGAAAACATGGAGGCTGACCCACTATTGGCTGTACTAGAGTC GCAGGAGAGCGTGGCCGGGCTCCTCAAGAGCTTATTTGAGGGCGAGAGGAGAGAGGCCTCCATTGTTAACGGAACTCAAGTGCTACTTACCTTACTGGAGACCAGGAGGTCTGG GATGGAAGGGCTGATGGATCTGTATTCTCAGGGTTACGAAAGGTCTTACACTGTCAACAGCAGTATTATAAATGCCATTGAGCCCCATTTAAAGGACTTCCAGCAGCTTCTTCTGGATCCCCCCAAG AAAAGTGCAATATTGACGACCGTTGGCGTTCTAGAGCAGCCACTGGGGAACGCCCGCCTTCACGTGGCCAGGCTGGTGGCCGCCCTACTGCAGACCAATGCCCTCAGCATCTGCCAGGAGCTCTGCAATCTTGCCACCATGGACCTACTACTG GATTTGTTCTTCAAGTACTCCTGGAATAATTTTTTGCACTTCCAAGTGGAGCTGTGTGTGGCGGCTATCCTGAACCACCCATCCTCTGAGGAGCGGCCCAGCCCAGGCCTCCAGAACCACGATGGGAGGTCTGCAACGTCCAACCCAGAGGTGCAGGGGGAGGATGTGGAAACAGGCAGGACCGTTGATCCACAGACCTCCATCCACAATGCCCTCGTGGCACAT CTCTTTCAGAAGTGTCGATTGGTACAGAGGATCCTTGATGCCTGGGAAGAGAATGATAGAATACA GTCTGAGGGAGGCACCAGGAGAGGCAACATGGGTCATCTGACTAGAATTGCCAACATGGTGGTCCAGAACCTAGAAAAAGGACCGGTACAGACCCAGATCGCTGACCTCATAACAG AGCTGCCAGAAGACTGCAGAGGTCGCTGGGAAAGCTTTGTGGACGAGACCCTGAGAGAGACTAACAGGAGGAACACCGTGGAGCTG GTAAGCACCCACAACATGCACTCATCCAGTGAGGACGATGACATGGAGAGCCCCTTCCCCAACGACCTGTCTCTCCAGCAG GCCTTTTCCGACTATCAGATCCAACAGATGACCGCCAACTTTGTGGATCAGTTTGGCTTCAATGATGAGGAGTTCAGTGAGCATGATGAAAATATCAA TGCCACATTTGACAGAATCGCTGAAATAAACTTCAATCTAGATGCTGATGATAACAGT GCCAACGCAGCTGCATTTGAAGCCTGCTGTAAAGAAAGGATACGCCAGTTTGATGATgctgatgaggaagaggacattTGGGAGGAGAAAGAGATCAACTATGCAACACAAGCTAAATCTAGAACAAG ATTTGGGGTCTCCCAAACCTCAGAGGGAAGCTCAAGGAGTAGCATGGAGAATGGGGGCAGGGAGCAGGACCGCGGCTCTGAATCTGACGAGGACGAAGACTCAGAGCAAAACACGTCAGATACAA GTCCAGGCTGGTCATCAAATTTCAGGGAATCTGGAGGGACTGCAACTACCCAGGTCCCATCAACATGGGACAACTCAGCGggaagaggagcagagacacaggaagCAGGGTGGGCCAACTTCACTGAGTTCCAGCCTTTCTCCCG TTCGGATAATAATCCCAGgtgcagctctcctgtggacaTGGACAGCggggaaacaaataaacaagccaAACAAAACCACGACAAGAGTG CAGACGTCGCGTCTCCAGCAGGAGAAGGGAGGAAGGCTCCCACCATGGCCTCAGACGGCAGCTCCTCCGGGGGATCTGACAGTGAGGAGGATGACAAAAACACTGGTGCTCCTCCTACTGCAGCCATCACCACGGAAACAGCTGGCAGCAAGACAGCTGACCTCAAAAG tgaggaGACTGCAGTGTCTCTGGAGAAACTCTCTCTTTCAGATCCTGTGAAAgcatcagagcagcagcagcctgctgAGGActcacctgtaaacacacagactgacaggaA AGAGGACTCGCCATCTCCACAGGAAGCGTCAGTGAACGGACCGGTGTGA
- the ppp6r2a gene encoding serine/threonine-protein phosphatase 6 regulatory subunit 2a isoform X3, which produces MFWKFDLHTTSHIDQLLDREDVTLRELMEEDDVLQECKAQNRRLLLFLSQDHCMQELVSLITTEPPADLEERSRFKFPNIACELLTSDVSIINDKLGGDDSLLEMLYHFLEQDPPLNPLLASFFSKTIGNLIARKTEQVITFLKNKEGFIGLVLKHIDASAMMDLLLRLISCVEPAPLRQEVLHWLNEENLVQRLTELIYTGKDEERQSNASQTLCDIIRLSRDQANQMQENMEADPLLAVLESQESVAGLLKSLFEGERREASIVNGTQVLLTLLETRRSGMEGLMDLYSQGYERSYTVNSSIINAIEPHLKDFQQLLLDPPKKSAILTTVGVLEQPLGNARLHVARLVAALLQTNALSICQELCNLATMDLLLDLFFKYSWNNFLHFQVELCVAAILNHPSSEERPSPGLQNHDGRSATSNPEVQGEDVETGRTVDPQTSIHNALVAHLFQKCRLVQRILDAWEENDRIQSEGGTRRGNMGHLTRIANMVVQNLEKGPVQTQIADLITELPEDCRGRWESFVDETLRETNRRNTVELAFSDYQIQQMTANFVDQFGFNDEEFSEHDENINATFDRIAEINFNLDADDNSANAAAFEACCKERIRQFDDADEEEDIWEEKEINYATQAKSRTRFGVSQTSEGSSRSSMENGGREQDRGSESDEDEDSEQNTSDTSPGWSSNFRESGGTATTQVPSTWDNSAGRGAETQEAGWANFTEFQPFSRSDNNPRCSSPVDMDSGETNKQAKQNHDKSADVASPAGEGRKAPTMASDGSSSGGSDSEEDDKNTGAPPTAAITTETAGSKTADLKSEETAVSLEKLSLSDPVKASEQQQPAEDSPVNTQTDRKEDSPSPQEASVNGPV; this is translated from the exons ATGTTTTGGAAGTTTGACCTTCACACCACCTCCCACATTGACCAGCTCCTGGACAGGGAGGACGTGACACTGAGAGAACTgatggaggaggatgatgtCCTGCAGGAGTGCAAGGCCCAAAACCGCAGattgctcctcttcctctcccagGACCACTGCATGCAGGAGCTGGTCAGCCTCATCACCACAGAGCCTCCTGCTGACCTGGAGGAGAGGAGCCGCTTCAA ATTTCCCAACATTGCTTGTGAGCTCCTGACATCAGATGTGTCCATTATTAACGATAAGCTTGGCGGGGACGATTCTCTCCTCGAGATGCTCTACCACTTCTTGGAACAGGACCCTCCTCTCAACCCGTTACTGGCCAGCTTCTTCAGCAAAACTATTGGCAATCTCATTGCAAGGAAAACCGAACAG GTGATTACCTTTCTAAAGAACAAGGAAGGATTCATTGGTCTGGTGCTGAAACATATTGATGCATCTGCCATGATGGACCTACTGCTTCGCCTCATCAGTTGTGTGGAGCCTGCTCCGTTAAGGCAGGAGGTCCTTCAT TGGCTGAATGAGGAGAATTTGGTACAGAGACTCACAGAGCTCATTTATACTGGTAAAGATGAGGAG AGACAATCAAATGCATCACAAACACTTTGTGACATCATCCGCCTTAGTCGAGACCAGGCCAATCAGATGCAAGAAAACATGGAGGCTGACCCACTATTGGCTGTACTAGAGTC GCAGGAGAGCGTGGCCGGGCTCCTCAAGAGCTTATTTGAGGGCGAGAGGAGAGAGGCCTCCATTGTTAACGGAACTCAAGTGCTACTTACCTTACTGGAGACCAGGAGGTCTGG GATGGAAGGGCTGATGGATCTGTATTCTCAGGGTTACGAAAGGTCTTACACTGTCAACAGCAGTATTATAAATGCCATTGAGCCCCATTTAAAGGACTTCCAGCAGCTTCTTCTGGATCCCCCCAAG AAAAGTGCAATATTGACGACCGTTGGCGTTCTAGAGCAGCCACTGGGGAACGCCCGCCTTCACGTGGCCAGGCTGGTGGCCGCCCTACTGCAGACCAATGCCCTCAGCATCTGCCAGGAGCTCTGCAATCTTGCCACCATGGACCTACTACTG GATTTGTTCTTCAAGTACTCCTGGAATAATTTTTTGCACTTCCAAGTGGAGCTGTGTGTGGCGGCTATCCTGAACCACCCATCCTCTGAGGAGCGGCCCAGCCCAGGCCTCCAGAACCACGATGGGAGGTCTGCAACGTCCAACCCAGAGGTGCAGGGGGAGGATGTGGAAACAGGCAGGACCGTTGATCCACAGACCTCCATCCACAATGCCCTCGTGGCACAT CTCTTTCAGAAGTGTCGATTGGTACAGAGGATCCTTGATGCCTGGGAAGAGAATGATAGAATACA GTCTGAGGGAGGCACCAGGAGAGGCAACATGGGTCATCTGACTAGAATTGCCAACATGGTGGTCCAGAACCTAGAAAAAGGACCGGTACAGACCCAGATCGCTGACCTCATAACAG AGCTGCCAGAAGACTGCAGAGGTCGCTGGGAAAGCTTTGTGGACGAGACCCTGAGAGAGACTAACAGGAGGAACACCGTGGAGCTG GCCTTTTCCGACTATCAGATCCAACAGATGACCGCCAACTTTGTGGATCAGTTTGGCTTCAATGATGAGGAGTTCAGTGAGCATGATGAAAATATCAA TGCCACATTTGACAGAATCGCTGAAATAAACTTCAATCTAGATGCTGATGATAACAGT GCCAACGCAGCTGCATTTGAAGCCTGCTGTAAAGAAAGGATACGCCAGTTTGATGATgctgatgaggaagaggacattTGGGAGGAGAAAGAGATCAACTATGCAACACAAGCTAAATCTAGAACAAG ATTTGGGGTCTCCCAAACCTCAGAGGGAAGCTCAAGGAGTAGCATGGAGAATGGGGGCAGGGAGCAGGACCGCGGCTCTGAATCTGACGAGGACGAAGACTCAGAGCAAAACACGTCAGATACAA GTCCAGGCTGGTCATCAAATTTCAGGGAATCTGGAGGGACTGCAACTACCCAGGTCCCATCAACATGGGACAACTCAGCGggaagaggagcagagacacaggaagCAGGGTGGGCCAACTTCACTGAGTTCCAGCCTTTCTCCCG TTCGGATAATAATCCCAGgtgcagctctcctgtggacaTGGACAGCggggaaacaaataaacaagccaAACAAAACCACGACAAGAGTG CAGACGTCGCGTCTCCAGCAGGAGAAGGGAGGAAGGCTCCCACCATGGCCTCAGACGGCAGCTCCTCCGGGGGATCTGACAGTGAGGAGGATGACAAAAACACTGGTGCTCCTCCTACTGCAGCCATCACCACGGAAACAGCTGGCAGCAAGACAGCTGACCTCAAAAG tgaggaGACTGCAGTGTCTCTGGAGAAACTCTCTCTTTCAGATCCTGTGAAAgcatcagagcagcagcagcctgctgAGGActcacctgtaaacacacagactgacaggaA AGAGGACTCGCCATCTCCACAGGAAGCGTCAGTGAACGGACCGGTGTGA